The Candidatus Methylomirabilis sp. genome segment CACGTCGGCCAGCCACCGGTAGTCCGGCCCCAGGGCCGTCAGGATCTGATAGCCCTCCTCAGGGTGGCGCCTGAGCTCCTCGAGCTCTTTGGGCGTGAGGCTCTGGAAGCCAGTCAACCGCTCCGGCGGATAGCGGACCATCCCGACGTCGTGGAGGTACCCCCCGAGGGCGACCCGGAGCAGGGCCTCCAGCTTCATCCCCAGCCCGTTCCCGATCTTCACGGCGAAGATCGCCACGTTGATCATGTGGGTGACCAGGTCGTTGCGGGACTTCCGGAAGTCGAGGGCCCGCACGTGAAGCTGGTCCCCCTCCGCGAGGGAACGGACCAGATGTTGGCAGACCTCTTCCAGGGGCTCCACGCTCTCGACCCGCCCGGCACGCGCGTCCCGGAGGAACAGCTCCAGGCGGATGCGGGCCTCGCCGAGGAAGCTATCCGGGGTCTCCCGCCAGGCCGCAACGGCGACCTCTCGGGCGGGGGGCGCGGCCGCCGCGCGAGCGGGGGACGCCGGCGCTACGGGCGGAGGAGGCGGAGAGGGCTTCGCGGCCTCGGGAGCCGGCCGGACCGGCGGGCTGCCCGCCTGAGCAGCCCCCGCCAACTCGGCGATGGAGCCTGGGGGCGCCGGCGGGCTGGCGACCTTGTCGGCGGCGGGGGCAGCGGGCTTGGGCTGAGCGGCCGGAGCGGATGGCTTGGGAGGAGGAGGCGCCG includes the following:
- a CDS encoding HD domain-containing phosphohydrolase, coding for MAGAAQAGSPPVRPAPEAAKPSPPPPPVAPASPARAAAAPPAREVAVAAWRETPDSFLGEARIRLELFLRDARAGRVESVEPLEEVCQHLVRSLAEGDQLHVRALDFRKSRNDLVTHMINVAIFAVKIGNGLGMKLEALLRVALGGYLHDVGMVRYPPERLTGFQSLTPKELEELRRHPEEGYQILTALGPDYRWLADVAHQEHEREDGSGYPQGLRGDQIVEIAKIVGLVDIYDSLTHPRPYRNRTVPVTLPHEAVKEILQAERQRFGERYLKGLITGLSAFPIGTVVRLNNGSVGRVVSTNKALPLRPTLEILRLGSGEEVSPPRPTSLAEHPLLYITEASPAEG